The following is a genomic window from Nguyenibacter vanlangensis.
ATCGGCGACCCGTGTGTAGCCGAGCGCCTGCGTCACCGTCAGCGGCGTGGCATCCGCCCGGTTGGCGACCGACATCTGGTGGATCGTCTTGGTCGCGCGATCGGGCCCGCAATGGCGACGGATCAGTTCGCTGGCCAGGCTGATGATCGAAATCCCTCCGGCGCAGGTCAGGACGTCACCGTCGTCGATATAGTCGAGATTCGCTTCCGCGCGGACATGGGGAAAAGACTCGCGGAATTCCTCCAGATGATAAGCGTGCAGGCAGGCCCGCCGCCCATCGAGCAGCCCTTCCTCCGCCAGGATGAAACTGCCTGTGCAGATGCCGATGACCGGCACGCCGGCTTCTGCCGCGCGCCGCAGATAGGCGCGCGCGCCCTCGGGCGCCGAGGACAGGCTCCGCAGCAGGCCGCCGATCACCGCCACGTAATCGAAATCGGCCGGGTCCTGATAGGAACGGTCGGGGCGAACCGTGACGCCGGCGCTGGAACGGACCGATAAACTCGGATCATGGGCCATGATCGTCCAGTCGCAACGGCGCCTCTGGCTGTTGTCGCCGAAGTCCGCGGCATGACGCAGCGCCTCGACGAGACCGGCCAGCGACATCAGGGGAAACTCGGGCCAGAGCACGACACCGATCTTGAGATCGGGGCGGAGGATGGGTCGCGCGTCCAGCCCGTCGATGTCATCGACGAGCTTACGCCCGTGCGAGCGATCGGCACTGCCCGCGGGTTTTCGCCCGGGATGTCGGTTCGCTGCTTTCATCGGGTGGTCGCGGTCCATCTGCGTTCCATTCCGTTACGGACGCAATATTAAGTGCCCGTGGCCGTTCTGAACAGCGGCGGGATCGCCCCGTGCGGGACGCCCGGGATTCCGGCGGCCCGGCATTGCCGGATCGGGGGTGGCGCGATTGCGGCTGGGCATGGCGTGACGCGGTGGCGCGGCCTGGAAACCTGCCTGTGCATCGGAGAAGCCATGCATTATCACCAGCCCCGAAACCGTTCCAGCCGGCCTCGTTAATTGCCCACGTGAACCATAATTTCTTTCAGTTTTCGTTCCAAATTTTCCACAAAATATACCTTCAAATCAAACTTACCTATGTTTGTTAGATATTTATGTGATTTATATTCTCCTGTACCTGATATATAATTCAGAAGCGTGTGAAAAATAATCGCAGCCTCTTTTTTATTTAGATTAATTTCGATATTTTCACTCATACACGATGAATATATGTTGTCCATTTTCTTTATGACGTCCAGAACCTCTCCTGTCTGATAGCCAGTGATCGTTTCGAACTCCCTGCTTGCCCCCAGGATGAGGACGGAAATAAGCAAAGCAGCACGGATCGAAAGGAATGCATCGGTTGGGAGTTCTAATTTATTCATATTACTGACCAATTTTGAAGTTTTTTACAAAATGCCCATATCCGTCGTCCGGGCAGAACGCCGTTCTAAAATCGTTAATCGTCGGATTTATAATCGTAACGACTCCATTTTGCTTACCGTGCCGACCCAGCGTCGTCGATCCGAGCGCCGGATGCGCAGAGGTGGCCCCCGTCTGTTCCTTTATTATCCTAATGGCTCGATTCGTGTCCCTTCTATCAATTCTGCGAAACCACTAAGCTGGATAAAATAAAGATAAAATTCTCCACCATCATCCAGTGATTCCATCGTATTTTTTTCAGGCCAATCTTTTAAAATTTTGTCGACAACATCATCTGGAGATTTTCCGCTGAATATTGGAGTATTATTGATTTCATCAAATTCTACGATTTTCCCCCTCTTGAATCCATAAACAAGAAAATCATGAAATCGTCTCTTTTTTTCCATGGAACTTATATGTTCTTTATTTATGCCGGATCTAAAAAAAAGAGATCTTGCGGAGGCGCCGCCGAACCCCTCCAAAGCGTTGTCCCATAATAGATTCTCGCTCATCTGAATTGCGGGTGGGCCAGGGAGGTTCGCTGGACCAGTTCGGTTGCCAGGGTCGTGGATCGGCCGGTGGTGTCGAACAGCGTCCGCAGGGCCGCAGCGCCTTTTTCGGTGAAGGGTTGGCGGATCGTCGTCAGCCCGGTCGCGGCGGCTTGTGGGATGTCGTCGAAGCCGGTGACGGAGAGGTCGTGGGGGATGCGCAGTTTCCGGCGCGCCGCGTCCGCCATGACGCCGAGGGCCAGGCGGTCGCTCATGGCCAGGATGGCGGTCGGGCGGGTCTTCTTGCGCGCGAGCATGTCGCGGGCGGCCTGTTCGCCGTTATGCTCGGTGTTTTCCCAGCTTTCCCAGACGGGGATGGTATCGGGGCCAATCCCGGCCTCGTCGAATGCCGCGTAGAAGCCGCGCAGGCGCTGGGCGGCGGTGCTTTCGCCGATGGTGGCGCGGCGTTCCGGGTCCATGAACCCGCTATAGCCGTCGCGGCGGGTGCGGAGCGAGACGATGCCGACACTGCGGTGGCCGGCCCGGACGACGTGGCGCGCCATGTCGCGCGCGGCGGCGAAATCGTCGATCCTCACGACGGGGATATCGGTCCGCCTGGGCTGGTCGATGATGACCAGCGGCACCTGGCGGCGCGACGCGGCCGTCACGACGTCGTCATAGCCCGACAGGGCATAGAGAATGAGGCCGTCGACCGCCGCCGAGGCCAGGACGTCCATCACCGGCTGTCTGGGGGCGGCCGGGCCGGCCTTGGCGCGCACCGGCAGCAGCATCAGGCTGATGCCCTTGCGTTCGCATTCCGTGGCGACGCCCCGGAGCAGGGCCAGGACGGCGGAATCGGAAAACGCATAGGGCATGTCTTCGCTGAAGACGAAGGCGACCGTGCCGGTGCGGCCGATGCTGAGATGGCGCGCCAGCGGGTCCGGGCCGGGATAGCCCAGATCTTCCGCGATGCGGAGGACGCGCCGGCGCAGGTCGCCGGACAATTGGTCGGGGCGCGCATAGGCGTTGGAGACCGTGGCCGTCGAGACGCCGGCGGCGCGGGCGACGTCCTTGAGCGTCAGGCGGCCCGATGAGCGTGAGCGTGAGCGTCCTGGCATGGAGGGTCTGGGTCGGCCCGTTTTGGAGGAGGGAGGGATTCTTCTTCTTTCGTCTTCCGAAAAAGAAGCAAAAAGACTTTTATTCGGTAGGGGACTTCGTGCGCACCGGCAAAAAATCCCCAAACGTCCAAAAGTTTTTTGGTTCTTTTTTTCAAAAAAGAACGGATGGTTTGCGCAAGCGGAGGCAACAGGCGCCTCCCCTTCCACCGGGTCAGGCGGCGGTTTCGAGCGGTTTGTGGGGGATGCTGACGTCGCGGCCGGTCAGCATCATGTTCCAGTAGAGGTTCGGGAACACCGTGGTCTTGAGGAACCAGGCGAAGCGGCTGGGCTTGCGCTGGTCGTAGCCGAAGCTGGGGGCCGGGACGCCGCCATAGAGGAATTCGGCCAGGATCACCCGGCCGTACGAGACGGTCAGCGGGCAGGCACCGTAGCCGTCATACCGGCTGTCCAGCGGCCGTCCGTCGAGCGAGGCCAGCAGGTTGGCGACCACCACGGGGGCCTGGGCCCGCGCGGCGGCGGCGGTCTTGGCGTTGGCGGTGCCGATGACGTCGCCCAGGCCGAAGATGGTGTCGTAGTGCGTGTGGCGCAGGGTCGCGGGGTCGACATCCAGCCAGCCGCCGCCATTGGCGAGGGGGCTGGACTTGACGAAGTCCGGCGCGCTTTGCGGCGGGGTGACGTGCAGCATGTCGAAGC
Proteins encoded in this region:
- a CDS encoding helix-turn-helix domain-containing protein; protein product: MDRDHPMKAANRHPGRKPAGSADRSHGRKLVDDIDGLDARPILRPDLKIGVVLWPEFPLMSLAGLVEALRHAADFGDNSQRRRCDWTIMAHDPSLSVRSSAGVTVRPDRSYQDPADFDYVAVIGGLLRSLSSAPEGARAYLRRAAEAGVPVIGICTGSFILAEEGLLDGRRACLHAYHLEEFRESFPHVRAEANLDYIDDGDVLTCAGGISIISLASELIRRHCGPDRATKTIHQMSVANRADATPLTVTQALGYTRVADPRLRRAVLLIEQSLVRPISPQWLADQVHVSRRQLSRLFAEEFGQSPGAFIRTTRLRYGRWLLQNSSESVTEIALRLGFSDCAHFIRTFRQEFDTTPGAVREARARSDKVMA
- a CDS encoding LacI family DNA-binding transcriptional regulator, translating into MPGRSRSRSSGRLTLKDVARAAGVSTATVSNAYARPDQLSGDLRRRVLRIAEDLGYPGPDPLARHLSIGRTGTVAFVFSEDMPYAFSDSAVLALLRGVATECERKGISLMLLPVRAKAGPAAPRQPVMDVLASAAVDGLILYALSGYDDVVTAASRRQVPLVIIDQPRRTDIPVVRIDDFAAARDMARHVVRAGHRSVGIVSLRTRRDGYSGFMDPERRATIGESTAAQRLRGFYAAFDEAGIGPDTIPVWESWENTEHNGEQAARDMLARKKTRPTAILAMSDRLALGVMADAARRKLRIPHDLSVTGFDDIPQAAATGLTTIRQPFTEKGAAALRTLFDTTGRSTTLATELVQRTSLAHPQFR